GGCACCTTTCCGCTGCCGGAATCGCAGCTCGATCGTTTCCTGATGCGTATTCGTCTGGGATATCCCGATCAGGCCGGTGAGCGCGCATTACTGAAAGGTGAAGATCGCCGTGAACTGATTGCGAAAATCACGCCGGCGATGACGGTAGAAGACCTGCTGTTGCTGCAAAAGGAGGTCGCACAGGTCTTTGCGTCCGACGCGTTGATCGACTATGTGCAGGCGTTGGTGAACTACACGCGCGATTCGGCGCGATTCGAGATGGGCCTGTCGCCCCGCGCGGGTTTGGCCATATTGCGTGCCGCGCAATCTTGGGCACTGATGGCCGGGCGCAAGCAGGTTTTGCCGGAAGACGTGCAAACGATCATTCCGGCGGTGGTCGGTCACCGCCTGCGTGCAGTCGCGAATGGCGATGCAAAAATCCTCGATCCCGCGATGGAGCTGATTCGGTCGGTCGCGATTCCCTGATTTGAAGTTGATGGCCAGCATCAATCTCAGTCTTCGCCAGCGTATTTCCGACTGGATTTTCCGCGCGCGTTTTCCGGAACAACCGCCGATTATTTTGACGCAGCGGCGGATTTTCATCCTGCCAACCCGCACAGGCTATTTCTTCGCGTTCGTACTGATCCTGCTGCTGATCGCCTCGATCAACTACAGCCTGTCGCTGGGCTTCCTGCTCACATTCCTGCTGGCCAGCATGGGCGGCGTGTCGATGCTGCATACCTTTCGCAATCTGGCGAGACTGTCCATCAGCCCAGGCAAAGTTGAGCCGGTGTTTGCCGGCGATACCGCGCAATTTGCGCTGGTATTCACCAATCCCGGCATGCCACGATTTTCCCTGGGCGCGAAGCGTGCAAGGCTCGTTGCCGCCGAACCTGTCTTTGCCGATGTCGGTGAAAGCGGCAGCACGACCCTGCATCTGGCAATGCGCGCAGAGCGGCGCGGCCGGCTGCAATGCGATCGCGTGGAAATCTTCACCGAATATCCGACCGGCCTTTTCCACGCCTGGTCATACGTCGATTTTGGCACGCGCTGCCTCGTTTATCCGCGGCCCGATCCGGGTGCGGGTGCGCTGCCGCTGGACGCGCATGCCACCGGCCAAGGCAATATCCCGATTCGCGGCGACGAAGAATTCCAGTCGTTGCGTGCCTACCGGCCGGGCGATACCTTGCGCCAGATTGCCTGGAAGGCGTTAGCCCGCGGCCAGGGCCTGCTGGTGAAGGAATTTGGCGCCACTGCCAGCGCCGATCTGTGGCTGGATTTTGAAATGTTGCAGGGCCTGGCGGTGGAGGAGCGGCTTTCGCGCCTGACGTGGTGGGTCATGGAAGCAGAACGCGCGCAAGTACCCTACGGCCTTCGGTTGCCGAATCGCGTTGTGCGTCCACTAGCGGGGAGCCGGCATCGTGATGAGTGTCTGGAGGCGCTGGCCTTGTACGGCATTTTGGAGCCCACGTTGGAGCCGATGTAGATGCTCAACCAGGGCGCCCTGACACTTGCCAACATCACGTGGTTGCTGGCGGCTATGGCGTTTGTCATCGCGCCGCACGTCACGCGCTTGCCAATATGGGTGAGCGCTGTGTGTGTGGGCGCGGGACTCGCGCGCTGGTGGATTGCCCGCCGCGGACTGCGCACGCCGCCGTGGTGGATCATGGCGATGCTTGCCGTGGCGGTCGCTGCCGGTGCCTTGGTTGAATACCGGCAACTGATCGGCCGCGAGGTCGGCGTGACATTGCTGATTGCGATGTTGTGCCTGAAGGTCCTCGAGATGCGCATGAAGCGCGATGTCGTCATCGCCATCTTCCTGGGCTTCTTCCTGGCGATGACCAACTTCCTGTATTCCCAAACCATCCTGATGGGCCTTTACATGCTCGCCTGCGTGTGGATTTTCGTCGCCACGCTCGTGGGATTCAATCGCATCAATACCGAGGCCACCGTTCGGGAACGGCTGGTCCCGGCTTTCTGGCTGCTGATTCAGGCGATCCCGTTGATGCTGGTTTTGTTTTTCCTGTTTCCGCGGCTATCCGGCCCGTTGTGGCGCATGCCGGGCGCTGATTCGGCGGGCAGCGGTCTGTCCGATGAAATGTCACCGGGCGATATCAGCAAGCTCTCGCTGTCGGATGCGGTGGCATTTCGCGTGGATTTCGATGCGGCCGTACCGGAAACGCAGGATTTGTATTGGCGCGGGCCGGTGCTCGGCCGGCAGGTTGGCCGCTCGTGGAAAATGTATCCGGTCCGTGCCGCGCCGCGCATTCAATACGATGCGCTGTCGCCCCCCGTCAAATACCGCGTCACGCTTCAACCCAGCAACAAACCTTGGTTGTTTGCACTGGACCTTCCCGCCGCCGCGCCCCCCGAAGCCAGTATTCTGGGCGATTTTCAACTGCGCTCATTCGGCCTGGTAACGAGCCTCCGGTCCTACGAAATGTCGTCACACCTGCGTTACCGCGTCGGCACTGATCTGCCGCCGGAAGCGCTGCGCCCCTATCTCCAATACAACGAAGACATCAATCCGCGAACCATCGCCTACGCGAAGAAACTGCGCGAAGACAATCCCGATCCGAAAGTGCTGATCGAAAAACTGATGGCGCGCTACAACAGCGAGTTCGAATACACGCTCGAACCCCCTCGTCTCGGTCTTCATCCGGTCGACGAGTTTCTGTTCGATACCAAAAAGGGATTCTGCGAACACTATGCCGGCAGCTTCGTCCTGATCCTGCGCGCCGCCGGCATTCCCGCGCGCGTCGTCACCGGCTATCAGGGCGGCGAGGTCAACCCCATTTCCCGCCAACTGGTGGTGCGCCAATCCGAAGCGCACGCCTGGTCCGAAGTCTGGCTGGAAGACCTGGGCTGGGTGCGCGCCGATCCGACCTTTGCCGTCTCGCCGCTGCGAATCAATCGCGGCATGACCGAGGCGCTGGGCCCGCAGGGTGTGCTCAACGGATTGATACAGGCAGACCGGTTCGGCCTGTTGAAGCAGATCGGATTTACCTGGGACGCGGTCAACAGCCAATGGAACCAATGGGTGGTCGGATTCAATCAGGAGCGCCAGCGCTTCGCATTCGAATCCTGGCTAGGCGTGCGCGACATGGATTGGCGGCAACTCGCCATTTGGCTGATCGTCGGCATGGTCTCATCGAGCGGGGTTGTCGGGCTAATTCTCCTGATGAAGATTTATCGAACGCGCACGGAGCCGGTCGTCGCGGCGTACGCGCGGTTTTGCGCCAAGCTGGCCAAGGCCGGGGTTTCCCGTGCGCCCAGTGAAGGGCCGATGGACCTGCTCTCGCGGCTCGCACGCGAGCGGCCTGCGCTTGCCGTTCGTGCGCGCCCGGTGCTGGAGGCTTATGTTGCGCTGCGCTACGCGCCCTGATGCAGGGCCGCATGACCAGACGGATTTGCCAGCTGCCGCCTGCGGCGCGGCCGGCCGGCGCGGCCGGGCCGATCGTTCAGATCAATAACCTCCGCATCCTTTGACGCAGGTCAAAGCTCATTGATTTAGGGCGTTACGGTGGAAAGCCTGGCGCGATAAGATATCGCGAAGCGGATTGGCGGGCGAGCGGTCCGGCCAGTGACGTATGTGACCCACAGGGAGAAAAGACGATGAACTTCGATATCAGCATCATGATCAGCGTTGCGGCCATACTGGTGATGTTCTACTGCCTTTGGCTGGTGTTTTCGCTGGGTGGAAGCGTTCCGGGTGGTGTGGTCGGCAAAACCTGGAAGACGCTGACGGCGCTCGTCGTCCTGTTCACGCTGGGCTACCTGGTCACGCCGTTCTTCGGCATGCTGCCGCCAAACCTGATGCGATTGATCGTCGCACTCATCTTCCTGTTTGGCGC
This genomic interval from Betaproteobacteria bacterium contains the following:
- a CDS encoding DUF58 domain-containing protein, which gives rise to MASINLSLRQRISDWIFRARFPEQPPIILTQRRIFILPTRTGYFFAFVLILLLIASINYSLSLGFLLTFLLASMGGVSMLHTFRNLARLSISPGKVEPVFAGDTAQFALVFTNPGMPRFSLGAKRARLVAAEPVFADVGESGSTTLHLAMRAERRGRLQCDRVEIFTEYPTGLFHAWSYVDFGTRCLVYPRPDPGAGALPLDAHATGQGNIPIRGDEEFQSLRAYRPGDTLRQIAWKALARGQGLLVKEFGATASADLWLDFEMLQGLAVEERLSRLTWWVMEAERAQVPYGLRLPNRVVRPLAGSRHRDECLEALALYGILEPTLEPM
- a CDS encoding DUF3488 domain-containing transglutaminase family protein, translated to MLNQGALTLANITWLLAAMAFVIAPHVTRLPIWVSAVCVGAGLARWWIARRGLRTPPWWIMAMLAVAVAAGALVEYRQLIGREVGVTLLIAMLCLKVLEMRMKRDVVIAIFLGFFLAMTNFLYSQTILMGLYMLACVWIFVATLVGFNRINTEATVRERLVPAFWLLIQAIPLMLVLFFLFPRLSGPLWRMPGADSAGSGLSDEMSPGDISKLSLSDAVAFRVDFDAAVPETQDLYWRGPVLGRQVGRSWKMYPVRAAPRIQYDALSPPVKYRVTLQPSNKPWLFALDLPAAAPPEASILGDFQLRSFGLVTSLRSYEMSSHLRYRVGTDLPPEALRPYLQYNEDINPRTIAYAKKLREDNPDPKVLIEKLMARYNSEFEYTLEPPRLGLHPVDEFLFDTKKGFCEHYAGSFVLILRAAGIPARVVTGYQGGEVNPISRQLVVRQSEAHAWSEVWLEDLGWVRADPTFAVSPLRINRGMTEALGPQGVLNGLIQADRFGLLKQIGFTWDAVNSQWNQWVVGFNQERQRFAFESWLGVRDMDWRQLAIWLIVGMVSSSGVVGLILLMKIYRTRTEPVVAAYARFCAKLAKAGVSRAPSEGPMDLLSRLARERPALAVRARPVLEAYVALRYAP